One region of Campylobacter concisus genomic DNA includes:
- a CDS encoding cytochrome-c peroxidase, protein MKGVILCLFIITISFCKYESYKPLTVVKYNEEKALLGKKLFFDKRLSPNENYSCQTCHNLYWNLSGSNQDSMEKGTLNPPTILNAAANYLFYSDAKISNLKDQVKESITSRIELNSDNDKIVDSVNNISEYKILFKKIYNDGINFDNIADAIAEFEKAVLSVDSPFDRFISGDNNAIDDSAKKGFEIFNNIGCAACHNGRNLGGNLTQDIGRERISALDTSKRLRKVPSLRNITKTAPYLSHGEINDLKEAISFIGNYQLGYVLSKDEIDALYSFFLTLNGKKPRILNEY, encoded by the coding sequence ATGAAGGGCGTTATACTTTGTCTATTTATCATCACGATTTCATTTTGTAAATATGAATCCTACAAACCTCTCACAGTAGTAAAATATAATGAAGAAAAGGCTCTGCTTGGCAAAAAACTCTTTTTTGACAAAAGACTAAGCCCAAATGAAAACTACTCTTGCCAAACTTGTCACAACTTGTATTGGAATTTAAGTGGAAGCAACCAAGATAGCATGGAAAAAGGCACTTTAAATCCTCCAACCATATTAAATGCTGCAGCAAACTATCTATTTTATAGCGATGCAAAGATTAGCAATTTAAAAGATCAAGTAAAAGAGTCCATAACTTCTAGAATAGAACTAAACTCGGATAACGACAAGATAGTCGATTCTGTAAATAACATCTCTGAGTACAAAATTTTATTTAAAAAAATTTATAATGACGGAATTAATTTTGATAATATTGCAGATGCGATAGCTGAGTTTGAGAAGGCTGTCTTGAGTGTTGATTCGCCATTTGATCGTTTTATATCAGGTGATAACAATGCCATAGATGATAGTGCAAAGAAAGGATTTGAGATATTTAATAATATAGGCTGTGCCGCTTGTCACAATGGTAGAAATTTGGGAGGAAATTTGACACAAGATATTGGACGAGAAAGAATTTCTGCCTTAGATACAAGCAAAAGATTAAGAAAAGTGCCATCACTAAGAAATATTACAAAAACTGCTCCATATTTATCTCATGGAGAGATAAACGATCTAAAAGAGGCTATAAGCTTTATTGGTAACTATCAGCTAGGATACGTTCTTAGCAAAGATGAAATTGATGCTTTATACTCATTTTTTCTGACATTAAATGGTAAAAAGCCTAGGATACTAAATGAGTACTAA
- a CDS encoding type II secretion system protein — translation MKKGFTMIELIFVIVILGILAAVAIPKLALTRDDAEISKTASNIQTLISDLGSYYTSQGEFASGSDAVKKMSNVKTPVKAKNDECLEVGTGNNTNGEIGITIKTDGLCKQVWELPGLADVKTLIESSDNKTANTLKFGGMGIKYK, via the coding sequence ATGAAAAAAGGCTTTACGATGATTGAGTTGATCTTCGTGATCGTTATATTGGGCATATTAGCTGCGGTTGCTATACCAAAACTAGCTTTAACAAGGGATGATGCAGAGATATCAAAAACTGCTTCAAATATACAAACGCTTATTTCGGACTTGGGTTCTTACTATACTTCACAAGGCGAATTTGCTTCTGGTTCAGATGCTGTTAAGAAGATGTCAAATGTAAAAACACCAGTAAAAGCAAAAAATGATGAGTGTTTAGAAGTAGGTACTGGAAATAATACTAATGGAGAGATAGGCATCACCATAAAAACAGATGGCCTTTGCAAACAAGTTTGGGAATTACCTGGCTTGGCAGATGTTAAAACTCTAATTGAAAGTAGCGATAATAAGACAGCTAATACGCTTAAATTTGGCGGTATGGGCATAAAATATAAATAA
- a CDS encoding MATE family efflux transporter has product MDLLKDPLNKLIISLSLPAGTAMMFNTLYNVTGTFFAAKISTLAVAGMAMSFLLYLSIVGIGLGFGSALTALIGNSLGAGKIKMAKFYAANGVIFVLVFAIFMGFCGYFLAPNLLTFLGADHHYLKEALDYAGVIFLAAPFFLIIKSLNGVLVALGDTKSYRNWLFYGLFINAFFCYFFAFILDLGVKGLALATASVQLLGMIYLFVKVKKAKMIEPRNLSYFVPNFSIWAKITKQALPACLNYLSMSFGSLVLLKFISYYGVNAVAGYGIALRIEQILVLPTIGMAAAVLSIVSRNYGAKNFKRAKQCYKISLLFLLIYCVFACVFIRFFGEDMIRIFDDTPAVLEIAGLYLGINSLAYVAYGTINVSGSTLQAIKRPVTIFLLNGFRQFVLQGSLFYAVVFYFGLEIKFIWLALFFSVYLTAICFVFWTLYQLRMATDVSF; this is encoded by the coding sequence ATGGATTTACTAAAAGACCCGTTAAATAAGCTCATCATCTCGCTTTCGCTTCCAGCTGGCACCGCAATGATGTTTAATACTCTTTATAACGTTACTGGTACATTTTTTGCAGCAAAAATTTCTACCCTTGCCGTAGCTGGTATGGCTATGAGCTTTTTGCTTTATCTAAGTATTGTAGGCATTGGGCTTGGTTTTGGCTCAGCACTAACTGCGCTAATAGGCAATAGTCTTGGAGCAGGAAAGATAAAAATGGCTAAATTTTATGCGGCAAATGGAGTTATCTTTGTGCTGGTATTTGCTATTTTTATGGGGTTTTGTGGCTATTTTTTAGCACCAAATTTACTCACTTTTTTAGGGGCTGATCATCACTATTTAAAAGAGGCGCTTGATTACGCAGGTGTTATCTTTCTTGCTGCACCGTTTTTCTTGATTATCAAATCTCTAAACGGAGTGCTTGTAGCACTTGGAGATACAAAAAGTTACCGCAATTGGCTATTTTATGGCCTTTTTATCAACGCATTTTTTTGCTATTTTTTTGCATTCATTTTGGATCTTGGTGTAAAAGGACTTGCTCTAGCAACAGCGAGTGTTCAGCTTTTGGGCATGATCTACCTTTTTGTAAAAGTTAAAAAAGCTAAGATGATCGAGCCAAGAAATTTAAGCTATTTTGTGCCAAATTTTAGCATTTGGGCAAAGATTACAAAGCAAGCTCTACCAGCTTGTTTGAACTATCTATCGATGTCGTTTGGCTCACTTGTGCTTTTAAAATTTATAAGCTACTATGGCGTAAATGCCGTAGCAGGATATGGTATAGCTTTAAGGATAGAGCAAATTTTGGTATTGCCGACCATTGGTATGGCTGCAGCAGTTTTAAGTATCGTTTCAAGAAACTATGGCGCTAAAAATTTTAAAAGAGCTAAACAATGCTATAAAATTTCGCTTCTTTTTTTGCTTATTTATTGTGTATTCGCTTGCGTTTTTATTAGATTTTTTGGTGAAGATATGATAAGAATTTTTGATGATACGCCGGCAGTTTTGGAGATAGCAGGGCTTTATCTTGGTATAAATTCTCTTGCTTACGTAGCTTATGGCACGATAAATGTCTCAGGCAGCACTCTTCAGGCTATAAAACGCCCAGTGACCATTTTTTTGCTAAATGGATTTAGGCAATTTGTGCTTCAAGGATCACTTTTTTACGCGGTAGTCTTCTATTTTGGTCTTGAGATAAAATTTATATGGCTGGCTCTATTTTTTAGCGTCTATCTCACAGCCATTTGTTTCGTCTTTTGGACGCTTTATCAGTTAAGAATGGCTACTGACGTAAGCTTTTAA
- a CDS encoding metal ABC transporter permease — protein MSEILELNFMQNAFIAGILVSIICGLIGSLVVINKMTFIAGGIAHGAYGGIGLAFFFSLEPLLGASIFSLFLALIIATITLKDKTNIDSVIGAIWAFGMAIGIIFIDLTPGYNADLMSYLFGSILAVSGQDITFMSILDILFLALIALFYRQFVAISFDTEFAKLRGVNTTFFHYLLVCMMALCVVATIRVVGLILVIALLTIPPYLAQIFAKRLGLMMLISTIFSVIFCFSGLFISFYFNLTGGASIILVASLCFFAFCFKFKSLRQ, from the coding sequence ATGAGTGAAATTTTAGAGTTAAATTTTATGCAAAATGCCTTTATTGCTGGCATTTTAGTTAGTATCATTTGTGGGCTCATAGGCTCGCTCGTTGTTATAAATAAAATGACCTTTATCGCTGGTGGTATCGCGCACGGAGCATATGGCGGCATAGGACTTGCCTTTTTCTTCTCGCTCGAACCACTTCTTGGAGCTAGCATATTCTCACTCTTTTTAGCCCTTATAATCGCCACTATCACGTTAAAAGATAAAACCAACATCGACTCAGTTATCGGTGCTATTTGGGCATTTGGTATGGCTATTGGTATCATTTTTATCGATTTAACTCCGGGATACAATGCCGATCTCATGAGTTATCTTTTTGGCTCTATCTTAGCAGTAAGTGGGCAAGATATAACATTTATGAGTATTTTAGATATCTTATTTTTAGCACTCATTGCCCTTTTTTATCGTCAATTTGTAGCTATTAGCTTTGACACAGAGTTTGCAAAGTTGCGCGGCGTAAATACAACATTTTTTCACTATTTATTAGTGTGCATGATGGCACTTTGCGTGGTGGCTACGATTCGTGTTGTTGGGCTTATTTTAGTCATCGCTCTTCTTACTATACCGCCATATTTAGCACAAATTTTTGCCAAAAGACTTGGACTGATGATGTTAATCTCCACTATCTTTTCAGTCATTTTTTGCTTTAGTGGCCTATTTATTAGCTTTTATTTTAACCTAACAGGCGGAGCTAGCATAATCTTAGTTGCTTCACTTTGCTTTTTTGCTTTTTGTTTTAAATTTAAAAGCTTACGTCAGTAG
- a CDS encoding metal ABC transporter ATP-binding protein: MKEIIKIKNLNFSYDKQVVLEGINLDYSSDEFLAIIGPNGGGKSTLLKLILGLLKPQSGEIKLFGKEPSEVSKFIGYVPQNFLSNQSFPMMVLEVVLMGLIDKKIFGFYSRDEKRMALAALEKVGMKEFANARIGELSGGQRQRVYIARALCANAKVLVLDEPTASIDTKGQAEIYEILKNINASGVGVVLVSHDLNIVLNYATKIAYVSKNLHIHRTHEDTAKREFIEHLAKSHSHFCDVEIALGECECKIKSNVFKLKR, encoded by the coding sequence TTGAAAGAAATTATAAAAATTAAAAATTTAAACTTTAGCTACGATAAGCAAGTGGTTTTAGAAGGTATCAATTTAGATTATAGTAGCGATGAGTTTTTAGCTATTATCGGTCCAAATGGTGGTGGCAAAAGTACGCTTTTAAAGCTTATCTTAGGACTACTTAAGCCTCAAAGTGGCGAGATAAAGCTCTTTGGGAAAGAGCCAAGCGAAGTCAGTAAATTTATAGGTTATGTGCCTCAAAATTTCCTATCAAATCAAAGCTTTCCGATGATGGTTTTAGAAGTAGTTTTAATGGGGCTAATCGATAAAAAAATTTTTGGTTTTTATTCGCGAGATGAGAAACGAATGGCTCTTGCCGCCCTTGAGAAAGTTGGCATGAAAGAATTTGCAAACGCTAGAATTGGTGAGCTAAGTGGCGGGCAAAGACAGCGTGTATATATCGCAAGAGCGCTTTGTGCAAATGCAAAAGTCCTCGTTTTAGACGAGCCAACAGCCAGTATCGACACAAAGGGTCAGGCTGAAATTTATGAAATTTTAAAAAATATAAATGCAAGTGGTGTTGGTGTAGTTTTAGTAAGTCACGATCTAAATATCGTGCTAAATTATGCTACAAAAATCGCCTACGTGAGTAAAAATTTACATATTCATAGAACTCATGAAGATACTGCAAAAAGAGAATTTATAGAGCATTTAGCAAAATCTCATAGCCATTTTTGTGATGTCGAGATCGCACTTGGCGAATGTGAGTGCAAAATCAAAAGTAATGTTTTTAAGCTAAAGAGATGA
- a CDS encoding nickel/cobalt transporter produces the protein MLARLIVICFFAINAFGCALCSLYSPTAHVSVKFDSNENNITTIAFSWTFSQNFSELMRQNFDLNQDEKIDESEIKKIRLNLLDYLVPRHYLTNIEYFYKDENATKLELNLKKYKLYFDEGRLKFDVSFKTNLLIKDGFVVSVEMDDKEGYFNFKFTQNNAFLVSDQFWTIPNPNVNLIFFTFSSKAAAKAHNEKPALKELLKEPNSVNFEDENLSQIDKIDEAKFDLVSKTSLSMLDRLKQILRNFDQKSPLTLLFLALISFGYGFLHAASAGHGKVLTSSYFAATGGSYAKAFFFSLKIGFLHVVGAFIFVLASFMILREISSDLTKDTASATTAFSGVIIFFVAIFMLYKKVKIYLSSKKELNKFYIFSSSLSQNLSKNTKFTSDCGCNICTTKKPKNKEEWLVAAAAALIPCPGTILVFVLANELGSYFAGVISGVFMALGMSAVIFLAAVFGAKINESTNIKLKKFKIYAEFMALSVMLWLGLFIFTTTFTQKSLF, from the coding sequence ATGTTAGCACGCCTGATTGTCATTTGCTTCTTTGCTATAAATGCCTTCGGGTGTGCTCTTTGCTCGCTTTATAGCCCGACCGCTCACGTGAGCGTAAAATTTGACTCAAACGAAAACAATATCACTACAATTGCTTTTTCATGGACATTTTCACAAAATTTCTCAGAGCTTATGAGGCAAAATTTTGACCTAAATCAGGATGAAAAGATAGATGAAAGCGAGATCAAAAAGATCCGCTTAAATTTACTTGATTATCTTGTGCCAAGGCACTATTTAACGAATATTGAGTACTTTTACAAAGATGAAAATGCTACGAAGCTTGAGTTAAATTTAAAAAAGTATAAACTCTATTTTGATGAGGGTAGATTAAAATTTGATGTTAGTTTTAAGACAAATTTGCTTATCAAAGATGGCTTTGTGGTGTCTGTCGAAATGGACGATAAAGAGGGATATTTTAATTTTAAATTTACGCAAAACAACGCATTTTTGGTATCAGATCAGTTTTGGACGATACCAAATCCAAATGTAAATTTAATATTTTTTACATTTTCAAGTAAGGCTGCAGCCAAAGCTCATAACGAAAAACCTGCATTAAAAGAGCTTCTAAAAGAGCCAAACTCAGTAAATTTTGAAGATGAAAATTTAAGCCAGATCGATAAAATCGATGAAGCTAAGTTTGATCTTGTTTCAAAAACAAGTCTAAGCATGCTTGATAGATTAAAGCAAATTCTAAGAAATTTTGATCAAAAAAGTCCGCTAACCCTGCTATTTTTAGCGCTCATATCATTTGGTTATGGCTTTTTACACGCTGCATCTGCGGGACATGGCAAGGTGCTTACAAGCTCTTATTTTGCTGCAACTGGTGGAAGCTACGCCAAAGCCTTTTTCTTCTCTTTAAAGATCGGATTTTTACATGTTGTGGGCGCGTTTATTTTTGTGCTTGCTAGTTTTATGATATTACGTGAGATCAGTAGTGATCTGACAAAAGATACAGCAAGCGCTACGACAGCATTTTCTGGCGTTATTATCTTTTTTGTAGCGATTTTTATGCTTTATAAAAAGGTCAAAATTTATCTTTCAAGCAAAAAAGAGTTAAATAAATTTTATATTTTTAGCTCAAGTTTAAGCCAAAATTTGAGTAAAAATACAAAATTTACTAGCGACTGTGGCTGTAATATCTGTACTACAAAAAAACCAAAAAACAAAGAAGAATGGCTGGTTGCGGCTGCTGCAGCACTTATTCCTTGTCCTGGCACGATACTTGTCTTTGTGCTAGCAAATGAGCTAGGCAGCTATTTTGCAGGCGTTATAAGTGGCGTATTTATGGCGCTTGGCATGAGCGCAGTGATATTTTTAGCGGCTGTTTTTGGAGCCAAGATAAATGAGAGCACAAACATTAAGTTAAAAAAGTTTAAAATCTATGCCGAATTTATGGCTCTTAGCGTTATGCTTTGGCTTGGACTTTTTATTTTTACTACGACATTTACGCAAAAGAGTCTGTTTTGA
- a CDS encoding metal ABC transporter solute-binding protein, Zn/Mn family: MRKIFVFLAVCALSLFAKPVVTTSILPTKFFVEQIAGDTLSVNTMVGKGADPHTYEPKPKQMKELEKSELYFAIGIEFEDTWLERFSKSFKNLHIVKTQEGIEKIAMNDEHEHHEHHEHHEHKHEGEHKHEHHEHHDHDHEAGEHHHHHHDGLDPHIWLDPILVKTQADNIAKALIEKFPQNAKLYEENLAKFKASLDELDSFIKNTLKDVKTREFIVYHPSWGYFAKRYNLEQIAIEIEGKEPKPAELKELIEEAKEHGVKVIFVAPQFPTKAANLVAKETGSKVISIDQLPENWLDEMKKTAEIFAKSL; this comes from the coding sequence GTGAGAAAGATTTTTGTTTTTTTAGCAGTTTGCGCTTTGTCACTTTTTGCAAAGCCAGTTGTTACGACTAGTATATTGCCTACAAAATTTTTTGTTGAGCAAATCGCTGGTGATACACTAAGTGTAAATACAATGGTTGGCAAAGGTGCTGATCCGCACACTTATGAGCCAAAGCCAAAACAGATGAAGGAGCTTGAAAAGAGCGAGCTTTACTTTGCTATTGGCATTGAGTTTGAAGATACTTGGCTAGAGCGTTTTTCAAAATCTTTTAAAAATTTACACATTGTAAAAACACAAGAAGGTATCGAAAAGATAGCTATGAACGATGAACATGAGCATCATGAACACCATGAACATCATGAGCACAAGCATGAGGGTGAGCATAAACATGAGCATCACGAGCACCATGACCATGACCACGAAGCTGGCGAGCATCATCACCATCATCATGATGGCCTTGACCCACACATCTGGCTTGACCCTATCCTAGTAAAAACACAAGCTGATAACATAGCAAAGGCGCTAATAGAGAAATTCCCGCAAAATGCAAAGCTTTATGAGGAGAATTTGGCTAAATTTAAAGCTAGCCTTGACGAGCTTGATAGCTTTATCAAAAATACTCTAAAAGATGTTAAAACTCGCGAATTTATCGTATATCACCCATCTTGGGGATATTTTGCAAAACGCTATAACTTAGAGCAAATTGCCATCGAGATAGAGGGCAAAGAGCCAAAGCCAGCTGAGCTAAAAGAGCTCATCGAAGAGGCTAAAGAGCACGGCGTAAAGGTCATTTTTGTAGCTCCACAGTTTCCAACAAAGGCTGCGAATTTAGTGGCAAAAGAGACTGGCTCAAAGGTTATAAGCATTGATCAGCTACCGGAAAATTGGCTAGATGAGATGAAAAAAACAGCAGAAATTTTTGCTAAGAGTCTATAA
- a CDS encoding Fur family transcriptional regulator — MNARNFLEEHSIKATTFRIKLVEILQNAKTPLSYDEILESLNANKTTFYRSIEIFEKKGLVIKTENNHKSYYELANEAKAYFICDVCHKVTNIDMPHLNVAKNIKSAVIKGVCDECDHE, encoded by the coding sequence ATGAATGCAAGAAATTTCTTAGAAGAGCATAGTATCAAAGCAACTACTTTTCGCATAAAGCTCGTTGAAATTTTGCAAAATGCCAAAACTCCATTAAGCTATGATGAAATTTTAGAAAGCCTTAATGCAAATAAAACCACTTTTTATAGAAGCATAGAAATTTTTGAAAAAAAGGGCCTTGTCATAAAAACCGAAAATAATCATAAAAGCTACTACGAACTAGCAAATGAGGCAAAAGCGTACTTTATCTGCGATGTTTGTCATAAAGTCACAAACATCGATATGCCTCATCTAAACGTCGCTAAAAATATAAAAAGTGCCGTGATAAAAGGCGTTTGTGATGAGTGTGATCACGAGTAA